The proteins below are encoded in one region of Sphingobium yanoikuyae:
- a CDS encoding group III truncated hemoglobin, whose translation MADALACGIDDAFISQLVERFYSTVRQDDMLGPIFAERIGDWPHHLARMKDFWASVMLESGRFSGNPMRKHIAIGGLDEAHFARWQSLWNQTLDRIAQNAAVADRFREAALRIGESLLTGIKIDRGGLAAISARASS comes from the coding sequence ATGGCGGACGCGCTCGCCTGCGGAATCGATGATGCTTTCATCTCGCAACTCGTGGAGCGGTTCTACAGCACCGTCCGCCAGGACGACATGCTCGGCCCGATCTTTGCGGAACGGATCGGCGACTGGCCGCATCATCTGGCGCGGATGAAGGATTTCTGGGCCTCGGTCATGCTCGAATCCGGGCGCTTCAGCGGCAATCCGATGCGCAAGCACATCGCGATCGGCGGGCTCGATGAGGCGCATTTCGCGCGCTGGCAGTCGCTCTGGAACCAGACGCTTGACCGGATCGCGCAGAACGCCGCGGTCGCGGATCGGTTTCGCGAAGCGGCACTGCGCATTGGCGAGAGCTTGCTGACCGGCATCAAGATCGACCGCGGCGGCCTGGCGGCCATTTCCGCGAGGG
- a CDS encoding ArdC family protein produces MFRKNHGARANSGRASLYDDITDKIIAELEAGRAPWVQPWGSAAAKAPLAMPRNAATGRHYSGINVLILWGAVIQHGFPGQSWLTFRQALSLGGNVRKGEHGTIVVYADRFTPEDEKRRARETGEDAAAIPFLKRFTVFNAAQCDGLPDDIAAIAPPPPPDLIEPRVEALIEATGIDFRIGGDRAFYVPAHDYVQVPPPQAYFEPINWHRTALHELGHASGHASRLGRDLTGGFGTKKYAFEELVAEINAAFCCASLGIVPTVRHADYIGAWLEVLREDDRAIVRAASQASKAADWLLGFLPDADLGPDDTMAGDERQAA; encoded by the coding sequence ATGTTTAGGAAAAACCACGGCGCCCGCGCCAATTCAGGCCGGGCGAGCCTTTATGACGACATCACCGACAAGATCATCGCCGAGCTTGAGGCGGGCCGTGCGCCCTGGGTCCAGCCATGGGGATCGGCCGCAGCCAAGGCGCCGCTCGCCATGCCCCGCAACGCTGCGACCGGACGGCACTATTCCGGCATCAACGTGCTCATCCTCTGGGGGGCGGTGATCCAGCACGGCTTCCCCGGCCAGAGTTGGCTCACCTTCCGCCAGGCACTGTCGCTGGGCGGCAATGTCCGCAAGGGTGAGCATGGCACGATCGTCGTCTATGCCGACCGCTTCACGCCGGAGGACGAGAAGCGCCGCGCTCGCGAGACCGGCGAGGATGCCGCTGCAATTCCATTCCTCAAACGCTTCACCGTCTTCAACGCCGCGCAATGCGACGGCCTGCCGGACGACATCGCCGCCATCGCTCCACCGCCGCCGCCTGACCTCATCGAGCCGCGCGTCGAGGCTCTGATCGAAGCGACGGGCATCGATTTCCGCATCGGCGGCGATCGCGCCTTCTATGTGCCGGCGCACGACTATGTGCAGGTGCCGCCGCCGCAGGCCTATTTCGAGCCGATAAACTGGCACCGCACGGCCCTGCACGAACTCGGGCACGCCAGCGGCCACGCCTCCCGGCTCGGCCGCGATCTGACCGGCGGTTTCGGCACGAAGAAATACGCCTTCGAGGAGTTGGTGGCCGAGATCAACGCGGCCTTCTGCTGCGCGTCTCTCGGCATCGTACCGACCGTCCGCCATGCCGACTATATCGGCGCCTGGCTGGAGGTGCTGCGCGAGGACGATCGCGCCATCGTCCGCGCCGCCTCCCAGGCGAGCAAGGCCGCCGATTGGCTGCTCGGCTTCCTGCCCGACGCCGATCTCGGCCCGGACGACACCATGGCCGGCGACGAACGGCAGGCGGCGTGA
- a CDS encoding IS1182 family transposase — MSFIEGLARDQVSLLPPCVDDYVSPDALVRVVDAFVTSLNLAELGFGRAIAAVTGRPGYHPGDMLRLYIWGYLNQVRSSRQLERACVRDLEALWLMRRLAPDYRTIASFRHDNPEAIVGASAAFIQFCRETGLISGRLVALDGTKMRAVASPKNIAGADRLARDVAHTEKEIAYYLERLDIIDEAVAQGFDDQPKHREAFTTAIETLGRRKDRLVRRQDILKDRDETALVFGESDARPMGYGRSPKTPCYNMQSVVDVDSGLIIHHDVTNEANDSQLLHPMSMATMEVLEVNELKVLADGGYSNAQAVAQCERDHIEVAAPIKRGAMSTDFFRPAQFVYDEGTDTIRCPAGKTLRPSGKHTRNRAIRYRTSACKDCRLKSRCTWGAQRTIHRLFDQAALDRMEARIYADPSLMVTRRCTVEHPFGTIKRMSGGGRFLTRGLRAVKAEAALSIVAFNILHAVNAFGVERLTPAG; from the coding sequence ATGAGTTTTATTGAGGGACTCGCACGAGACCAGGTCAGCCTGCTTCCTCCTTGTGTTGATGACTATGTTTCCCCGGACGCATTGGTCCGAGTCGTCGATGCTTTTGTTACCAGCTTGAACTTGGCAGAGCTTGGCTTCGGTCGTGCTATCGCTGCGGTCACCGGCCGCCCTGGATACCATCCAGGCGATATGCTCCGGCTGTACATCTGGGGCTACCTCAACCAGGTACGGTCCTCACGCCAATTGGAACGAGCGTGTGTCCGCGACCTCGAAGCGCTTTGGCTAATGCGCCGGCTCGCCCCGGATTACCGAACGATCGCCTCCTTTCGTCATGACAATCCGGAAGCCATTGTCGGCGCCAGCGCTGCATTCATCCAGTTCTGCCGCGAAACCGGCTTGATCAGCGGTCGATTGGTCGCGCTGGACGGGACGAAGATGCGCGCGGTCGCGAGCCCAAAGAACATCGCTGGCGCCGACCGGCTGGCCCGTGACGTTGCGCACACCGAAAAGGAGATCGCCTACTACCTTGAACGGCTCGACATCATAGATGAGGCAGTGGCCCAGGGGTTCGACGATCAGCCCAAACATCGGGAGGCGTTCACCACTGCGATCGAGACCCTCGGGCGCCGCAAGGACAGGCTCGTGCGCCGGCAGGACATCCTGAAGGATCGCGACGAGACGGCTTTGGTCTTTGGCGAGTCCGACGCGCGGCCGATGGGCTATGGACGTTCTCCCAAGACACCCTGCTACAACATGCAAAGCGTGGTCGATGTAGATAGCGGCCTGATCATACATCACGACGTGACCAACGAGGCAAACGACAGCCAGCTCCTGCATCCAATGTCGATGGCGACGATGGAGGTGCTTGAGGTTAACGAGCTCAAAGTCCTGGCCGACGGCGGTTACTCCAACGCCCAGGCGGTCGCGCAATGCGAGCGCGACCATATTGAGGTCGCGGCGCCGATCAAACGCGGCGCCATGAGCACCGATTTTTTCCGGCCAGCGCAGTTCGTGTATGATGAGGGGACCGACACAATCCGGTGCCCCGCCGGCAAGACGTTGAGACCATCCGGCAAACATACCCGCAACCGTGCGATCCGATATAGAACGTCCGCATGCAAAGACTGTCGGCTGAAGAGCCGATGCACGTGGGGCGCCCAACGGACCATCCATCGGTTGTTCGACCAGGCGGCGCTGGATCGTATGGAGGCCAGAATCTACGCGGATCCGAGCTTGATGGTGACCCGCCGATGTACTGTAGAGCACCCCTTCGGCACGATTAAACGGATGTCCGGCGGCGGAAGGTTCCTCACGCGAGGTCTCAGAGCGGTAAAGGCCGAAGCGGCTCTCTCGATTGTCGCCTTCAACATCCTCCATGCAGTAAATGCCTTCGGTGTCGAGCGACTGACGCCAGCGGGGTGA
- a CDS encoding RrF2 family transcriptional regulator: MRLSVQTDYALRTLMFLAVKDGHHSIAEIAHAYGISKNHLMKVAQRLAAEGFVEGVRGRSGGLKLARPANALNVGSIMRAMEDTGTFVECFDAATNSCVVTPACGLRHALAGALEAFARHLDQFTIADLVPDSKSYGWQLDAQAATAST, translated from the coding sequence ATGAGATTGTCCGTCCAGACCGACTATGCCCTTCGCACACTGATGTTCCTGGCCGTGAAGGACGGCCATCATTCGATCGCCGAGATCGCACACGCTTATGGCATCTCGAAGAACCATCTGATGAAGGTGGCGCAGCGACTGGCTGCGGAAGGATTTGTCGAGGGCGTGCGCGGTCGGAGCGGCGGCCTCAAGCTGGCGCGGCCCGCCAATGCCCTGAACGTTGGTTCGATCATGCGCGCCATGGAAGACACCGGGACCTTCGTGGAATGCTTCGACGCGGCGACCAACAGCTGCGTCGTGACGCCCGCATGCGGCTTGCGCCATGCCTTGGCAGGCGCGCTGGAAGCTTTCGCGCGACACCTCGATCAGTTCACCATCGCCGATCTCGTACCGGATTCCAAAAGCTACGGGTGGCAGCTCGATGCGCAAGCGGCCACTGCTTCGACGTAA